From one Streptomyces sp. SCSIO 30461 genomic stretch:
- a CDS encoding LysR family transcriptional regulator, which translates to MDVVAACRAFVSVSERGSFTVGAAAARMSQSVASRRVAALEKHFGERLFERTPRRATLTPFGRDMLPVARRLVLTADDLERGAEAAKRKPVRLAVPELGSTGDLARLVADARDAGVALEPHVAGPAERASLARSGEVRAALVAVPSDQAVWCVPLGLASARAPRTRRRTYLDSLRVGRGDTAPPRRVWMQPEDDVAHVRDPLTRQCEAVGLRPAQLVLAPSLTLAVAEVLRGADLLLCSAAQAAGLGLHWRPIGETEPTRGYAIAAAAAGDPERLRSRLGKAIGACLGAEGTEVAR; encoded by the coding sequence ATGGATGTCGTCGCAGCGTGCCGTGCCTTCGTCAGCGTCAGCGAGCGCGGGAGCTTCACCGTGGGGGCTGCTGCCGCGCGGATGTCGCAGTCCGTCGCCAGCCGCCGGGTCGCCGCGCTGGAGAAGCACTTCGGCGAGCGGCTCTTCGAGCGGACACCGAGACGGGCGACGCTCACCCCGTTCGGGCGGGACATGCTGCCGGTGGCACGGCGACTGGTGCTGACCGCCGACGACCTGGAGCGCGGGGCGGAGGCGGCCAAACGCAAGCCGGTGCGTCTGGCCGTGCCTGAGCTCGGCTCGACCGGGGATCTCGCCCGGCTGGTCGCCGATGCGCGCGACGCCGGCGTCGCACTGGAGCCCCACGTCGCCGGGCCTGCGGAACGCGCCTCGCTGGCCCGCTCCGGTGAGGTGCGGGCCGCGCTTGTGGCCGTACCGTCGGACCAGGCGGTGTGGTGCGTGCCGCTCGGGCTCGCGAGCGCGCGGGCGCCGCGCACGAGACGGCGCACCTACCTCGACTCGCTGCGGGTCGGACGGGGCGACACCGCTCCCCCGCGCCGGGTCTGGATGCAACCGGAGGACGATGTGGCGCATGTCCGGGATCCGCTCACACGGCAGTGTGAGGCGGTGGGGCTTCGGCCCGCTCAGCTCGTCCTGGCGCCGAGTCTGACGCTGGCCGTGGCGGAGGTGCTGCGCGGTGCTGATCTGCTGCTGTGTTCGGCGGCGCAGGCGGCGGGGCTCGGGCTGCACTGGCGGCCCATCGGGGAGACCGAGCCGACGCGGGGCTACGCGATCGCAGCGGCTGCGGCCGGGGATCCGGAACGGCTGCGTAGCAGGCTCGGGAAGGCAATCGGGGCCTGCCTGGGCGCGGAAGGTACGGAGGTGGCGCGGTGA
- a CDS encoding CehA/McbA family metallohydrolase codes for MCHSTDSTHSFSRRGLFVTGAAAALTLGSVSFAEAAARGPGGTATEVVRGTLPPGSPDFVHLPVEVPRGVCGIRVSYTYERPQVPPGAQGNALDIGIFDERGTELGGEGFRGWSGGARTEFFIRGDEATPGYVAGPVRAGTWNIALGPYTVAPQGLAYEVTITLTYGPTARTPKPVYPPERARGRGRAWYRGDCHLHSWYSDGRRTPAEIAALARAAGLDFINSSEHNTHAGHGAWADAAGDDLLVLLGEEVTTRNGHVVAIGTDPGTFTDWRYRARDNRFGHFARAIRRAGGLVVPAHPHSNCIGCAWKFGFGEADAIEVWNGPYTPDDEVALMDWDSTLVTAVRSAGAMRWIPAMGGSDAHRDPDAVGTPQTVVLADDLTRAAILDGIRAGRSYVAESSAVSLSFGAVDGRGRHAGIGERLRTRGADDPVTVLLEVTGGPSGGTARIVTDQGVLHTATLPGDGAGTVEWRTTAAYAAYARAEVRHPPVLPIPGFPGPPAALTNPVFLG; via the coding sequence ATGTGCCACTCGACCGACTCGACGCACTCGTTCAGCAGACGCGGACTGTTCGTGACGGGAGCCGCCGCCGCGCTTACCTTGGGCAGTGTGAGCTTCGCGGAAGCAGCGGCACGGGGGCCCGGCGGCACCGCAACCGAGGTGGTGCGCGGCACTCTGCCGCCCGGGTCGCCGGACTTCGTCCACCTGCCCGTGGAGGTCCCGCGCGGAGTGTGCGGGATACGGGTCTCCTACACATACGAGCGACCGCAGGTACCGCCCGGCGCCCAGGGCAACGCGCTGGACATCGGCATCTTCGACGAGCGCGGTACGGAGCTCGGCGGCGAAGGGTTCCGGGGCTGGTCGGGTGGGGCGCGGACGGAGTTCTTCATCCGGGGCGACGAGGCCACACCCGGCTATGTCGCCGGGCCGGTACGCGCCGGTACCTGGAACATCGCGCTCGGCCCTTACACCGTGGCTCCGCAGGGCCTCGCCTACGAGGTCACCATCACGCTGACGTACGGGCCGACGGCCAGGACCCCGAAGCCGGTGTACCCGCCCGAGCGGGCCAGGGGGCGTGGGCGCGCCTGGTACCGGGGTGACTGCCATCTGCACTCCTGGTATTCGGACGGGCGCCGTACCCCTGCCGAGATCGCCGCGCTCGCCCGCGCCGCAGGGTTGGACTTCATCAACAGCAGTGAGCACAACACCCATGCGGGCCACGGGGCCTGGGCGGATGCGGCGGGCGACGACCTGCTGGTGCTGCTCGGCGAGGAGGTCACCACACGCAACGGGCATGTCGTCGCGATCGGCACCGATCCGGGGACGTTCACGGACTGGCGCTACCGGGCGCGCGACAACCGCTTCGGGCACTTCGCACGCGCGATCCGGCGCGCGGGCGGATTGGTCGTCCCTGCCCATCCACACTCCAACTGCATCGGCTGCGCATGGAAGTTCGGCTTCGGCGAGGCCGACGCGATCGAGGTGTGGAACGGCCCCTACACCCCGGACGACGAGGTGGCGCTGATGGACTGGGACAGCACCCTGGTGACGGCGGTTCGTTCAGCCGGAGCGATGCGCTGGATCCCGGCCATGGGCGGCAGTGACGCCCATCGCGACCCGGACGCGGTGGGCACCCCGCAGACCGTCGTGCTCGCCGACGATCTGACCCGGGCGGCGATCCTCGACGGCATCCGCGCGGGGCGTTCGTATGTCGCCGAGTCATCAGCGGTCTCGCTGTCCTTCGGCGCGGTGGACGGGCGGGGCCGCCACGCGGGCATCGGCGAGCGGCTGCGGACCCGCGGCGCGGATGACCCGGTGACGGTGCTGCTGGAGGTCACGGGCGGCCCGTCCGGAGGTACGGCTCGGATTGTCACCGACCAGGGTGTGCTGCACACCGCCACCCTACCCGGGGACGGCGCGGGCACCGTGGAGTGGCGCACGACGGCGGCGTACGCGGCGTATGCACGGGCCGAGGTGCGCCATCCGCCGGTGCTGCCGATCCCCGGCTTTCCGGGGCCGCCGGCGGCGCTCACCAATCCCGTGTTCCTCGGCTAG
- a CDS encoding LLM class F420-dependent oxidoreductase, translating to MRISTTIFLTDETITPVRLARELEERGFAGLYLPEHTHIPVERTTPAPMGGELPPEYGRTLDPFVALGQVAAVTSTLGLGTGVTLVAQHDPIALAKQIATLDHLSGGRFTLGVGFGWNREEAADHGVEWRTRRDLGRDRMRLMRALWADEPTAYDGDLASVRASYAHPKPHSGGAPRTLVGGGAGPKLFAHIADYADGWLPIGGRGLSESVPVLRETWEKAGRDPKALQIVPYAVLPSPGKLAYYAELGCEEVVLQLPPEGEGKVLKVLDDYAAYLG from the coding sequence ATGCGTATCTCGACCACGATCTTCCTCACGGACGAGACGATCACGCCGGTACGCCTGGCGCGGGAGCTGGAGGAACGCGGCTTCGCCGGGCTGTACCTCCCCGAGCACACGCACATCCCCGTGGAACGCACCACCCCGGCCCCGATGGGCGGCGAACTGCCGCCCGAGTACGGCCGCACCCTGGACCCGTTCGTCGCCCTCGGGCAGGTCGCGGCCGTCACCTCCACACTCGGCCTCGGCACGGGCGTCACCCTCGTCGCCCAGCACGACCCGATCGCCCTCGCCAAGCAGATCGCGACCCTGGACCATCTCAGCGGAGGCCGGTTCACCCTCGGTGTCGGCTTCGGCTGGAACAGGGAGGAGGCCGCCGACCACGGCGTCGAATGGCGCACCCGCCGTGATCTCGGCCGTGACCGGATGCGGCTGATGCGAGCCTTGTGGGCCGACGAACCCACCGCCTACGACGGTGACCTGGCGTCCGTCCGTGCCTCGTACGCCCACCCCAAGCCCCACTCGGGCGGCGCCCCACGCACCCTGGTGGGCGGCGGCGCGGGCCCGAAGCTGTTCGCCCACATCGCCGACTACGCGGACGGCTGGCTGCCGATCGGCGGCCGTGGGCTCTCGGAGTCGGTCCCGGTGCTCCGCGAGACCTGGGAGAAGGCGGGACGCGATCCGAAGGCCCTTCAGATCGTCCCTTACGCGGTGCTGCCGTCACCGGGGAAGCTCGCCTACTACGCGGAGCTGGGGTGCGAAGAGGTCGTGCTGCAACTGCCGCCGGAGGGCGAGGGGAAGGTCCTGAAGGTGCTGGACGACTACGCCGCGTACCTCGGATAG
- a CDS encoding excalibur calcium-binding domain-containing protein codes for MPGSAPPDDGGGSGDGAYYRNCDAARAAGAAPVRVGDPGYGRHLDRDGDGVACE; via the coding sequence ATTCCCGGGAGCGCGCCGCCGGACGACGGGGGCGGCTCGGGCGACGGCGCCTACTACCGGAACTGCGACGCCGCCAGGGCGGCCGGTGCCGCACCCGTGCGCGTCGGGGACCCGGGGTACGGACGCCACCTCGACCGGGACGGCGACGGAGTCGCCTGCGAGTGA
- a CDS encoding DUF397 domain-containing protein, producing the protein MNTAELDWFKSSHSDAEGGNCLEVAYAWRKSSYSSGEGGNCLEVAACPAAVHVRDSKVPAGPRIDLASASWAVFVGYAAGQAQP; encoded by the coding sequence ATGAACACCGCAGAACTCGACTGGTTCAAGAGCAGCCACAGCGATGCAGAGGGCGGCAACTGCCTCGAAGTCGCCTACGCCTGGCGCAAGTCGAGCTACAGCAGCGGAGAAGGCGGCAACTGCCTCGAAGTCGCCGCCTGCCCCGCCGCCGTCCATGTGCGCGACTCCAAGGTCCCCGCCGGTCCCCGGATCGACCTCGCTTCCGCGTCCTGGGCCGTTTTCGTCGGGTACGCCGCCGGCCAGGCTCAGCCGTAG
- the bla gene encoding class A beta-lactamase, whose product MHHQTPARRAALGALVTLALAPLIACGRTADTSALSTVAASLPAATPSQQAPAEFEALERQYDARLGVYAIDTGTGREVAYRADDRFAYASTSKALIAAEVLRKYGTGKGLDKLIRYGQDDLVTYSPVTEKHTGTGMTLRELCDAATRYSDNTAANMLFDALGGPKQLDAILEKHLGDKVTQMDRYEPELNEAAPGDPRDTSTPRQLARDLRALVLGKSLKNAERVQLTQWMRTNTTGSKLIQAGVPEGWTVADKSGLGRYASRNDIAVVWPEGGGKPIVMALLSRRADEDAPANDALIANAASVVVRSR is encoded by the coding sequence ATGCACCACCAGACTCCCGCCCGCCGCGCCGCCCTCGGCGCGCTCGTCACCCTCGCCCTCGCCCCGCTCATCGCATGCGGCCGGACGGCCGACACCTCCGCGCTGTCGACGGTGGCGGCATCCCTACCCGCTGCCACCCCCTCGCAGCAGGCCCCAGCGGAGTTCGAGGCGCTTGAGCGCCAGTACGACGCACGACTCGGCGTCTACGCCATCGACACCGGCACCGGCCGCGAAGTCGCCTATCGGGCCGACGACCGTTTCGCGTACGCCTCCACTTCCAAGGCCTTGATCGCCGCTGAAGTGCTGCGCAAGTACGGCACCGGCAAGGGACTCGACAAGCTGATCCGGTACGGGCAGGACGACCTGGTCACCTACTCGCCCGTCACCGAGAAGCACACCGGCACCGGAATGACCCTGCGCGAGCTCTGCGACGCTGCCACCCGCTACAGCGACAACACCGCGGCCAACATGCTCTTCGACGCACTCGGCGGCCCCAAGCAGCTGGACGCCATCCTGGAGAAGCACCTCGGCGACAAGGTGACCCAGATGGACCGCTACGAGCCGGAACTCAACGAGGCCGCCCCCGGCGACCCGCGCGACACCAGCACACCGCGCCAACTCGCCCGTGACCTCCGCGCGCTTGTGCTCGGCAAGTCCCTGAAGAACGCCGAGCGCGTCCAGCTGACCCAGTGGATGCGTACCAACACCACCGGCTCCAAGCTGATCCAGGCGGGCGTCCCCGAGGGCTGGACCGTCGCGGACAAGAGCGGACTCGGCCGCTATGCCTCGCGCAACGACATCGCCGTGGTGTGGCCCGAAGGCGGCGGGAAGCCCATCGTGATGGCGCTCCTGTCACGCCGCGCCGACGAGGACGCGCCGGCGAACGACGCACTGATCGCGAACGCTGCATCGGTGGTCGTGCGGTCGAGGTGA
- a CDS encoding aldehyde dehydrogenase family protein, whose protein sequence is MTRERDVQRLYIGGEWTEPDGGHYEVIDPATERPVGLAPEASREQVYAAAAAAREAFDSWSRTPPEQRAAILDRAADVIQREFDAYADLARAETGATTGTARGMQVAVGVSRFRRYARGALEPVEQGLPPQINEAGPMGKAGIFGAIAARRPVGVVTCITSYNNPWANPAGKVAPALAMGNTVLVKPAPQDPLSVYRMAEALEEAGAPPGVVNVVSGSRAEVGEAAVDSPDVDMVSFTGSTAVGRRIGEVCGRDMKRQLMELGGKGAALVFDDADLDSAVMGIGTTFSFYSGQICTAPTRVIAQRGVYDRLIEKLTAYMGYLKLGDPAAPGTVVGPVISAAHRDRIESYVELGKKEGARLVAGGERPDLERGFYVAPALFADCTSEMRIVREEIFGPVVVVVPFGDEEEGIALAGDSDYGLIDYVWSGDAARAFRVARRLRSGGVGINTIGRNMEAPFGGFRKSGVGRDVGSYALHAYSETQAIVWPGG, encoded by the coding sequence GTGACCCGTGAACGCGACGTCCAGCGCCTGTACATCGGGGGTGAGTGGACCGAACCGGACGGCGGACACTACGAGGTGATCGACCCGGCCACCGAGCGCCCCGTCGGCCTCGCGCCGGAAGCGAGCCGCGAGCAGGTGTACGCGGCGGCGGCAGCCGCCCGGGAGGCCTTCGATTCGTGGTCCCGTACACCACCCGAGCAGCGCGCCGCGATCCTGGACCGGGCCGCCGACGTGATCCAGCGCGAGTTCGACGCCTACGCGGACCTCGCCCGCGCCGAGACCGGCGCCACCACCGGCACGGCACGCGGAATGCAGGTCGCGGTGGGGGTGTCCCGCTTCCGCCGCTACGCCAGGGGCGCTCTGGAGCCGGTCGAGCAGGGCCTGCCCCCGCAGATCAACGAGGCGGGTCCGATGGGCAAGGCGGGCATCTTCGGCGCCATCGCCGCCCGCCGCCCGGTCGGTGTGGTCACCTGCATCACCTCGTACAACAACCCCTGGGCCAACCCGGCGGGCAAGGTCGCCCCCGCCCTCGCCATGGGCAACACCGTCCTGGTGAAGCCGGCCCCGCAGGACCCGCTGTCCGTGTACCGGATGGCGGAGGCGCTGGAGGAAGCGGGTGCGCCACCCGGAGTGGTCAATGTGGTGAGCGGCTCCCGTGCGGAGGTGGGCGAGGCGGCCGTGGACTCACCGGACGTCGACATGGTCAGCTTCACCGGCTCCACGGCCGTCGGGCGGCGCATCGGCGAGGTCTGCGGACGCGACATGAAGCGCCAGCTGATGGAGCTGGGCGGCAAGGGCGCGGCCCTGGTCTTCGACGACGCCGATCTGGACTCGGCGGTCATGGGCATCGGCACCACCTTCTCGTTCTACAGCGGGCAGATCTGCACGGCGCCGACCCGGGTCATCGCCCAACGCGGCGTCTACGACCGCCTGATCGAGAAGCTCACCGCCTATATGGGCTACCTGAAGCTGGGCGACCCGGCGGCACCCGGCACGGTGGTCGGACCGGTGATCTCCGCGGCGCACCGCGACCGCATCGAGTCGTACGTCGAACTCGGCAAGAAGGAAGGCGCCCGCCTGGTCGCGGGCGGCGAACGCCCCGACCTCGAACGCGGGTTCTACGTTGCCCCGGCGCTGTTCGCGGACTGCACCAGCGAGATGCGGATCGTGCGGGAGGAGATCTTCGGACCGGTGGTCGTCGTGGTCCCCTTCGGCGACGAGGAAGAGGGCATCGCGCTGGCCGGCGACAGCGACTACGGCCTGATCGACTACGTGTGGTCCGGCGACGCCGCACGCGCCTTCCGTGTGGCGCGGCGGCTGCGGTCCGGAGGCGTCGGGATCAACACCATCGGCCGCAACATGGAGGCTCCGTTCGGCGGATTCAGGAAGAGCGGCGTGGGCCGGGACGTGGGTTCCTACGCGCTGCACGCGTACAGCGAGACACAGGCGATCGTCTGGCCGGGCGGCTGA
- a CDS encoding serine hydrolase: MNSGSEGLLAELREELEDGGLAGSFLVRDLHTGDELGIEPDTERPVASLTKIPLALATLERIRRGELDGSAAIDVQPGRVTAPGPTGLSRFRHPARVAVDDLLYLSVSLSDSTAADALFALTPPEQVADVLRELGLHHGLTVRHTMRELADTPAEHLGSAQGHLAQALAIDAGTGGGGHRLPQLDVTRANTGTARAFADLLGALWTTPSPVDPWTAEQARTLMANNVLRQRLAPDFSSDASTWSSKTGTLLNLRHEVGVVEHADGQAFAVAVLTESRVPASSQPGAEALMAQVARRLRDELRRW; the protein is encoded by the coding sequence GTGAACAGCGGAAGTGAAGGGCTGCTGGCGGAGCTGCGCGAGGAGCTGGAGGACGGTGGGCTCGCCGGTTCGTTCCTCGTACGGGACCTGCACACGGGAGATGAGCTCGGCATCGAGCCCGACACCGAGCGGCCCGTGGCCTCCCTCACCAAGATCCCGCTCGCGCTGGCGACTCTCGAACGCATCCGGCGCGGCGAACTCGACGGATCGGCCGCCATCGACGTGCAGCCGGGGCGTGTCACCGCCCCCGGGCCGACGGGTCTGAGCCGCTTCCGCCATCCGGCGCGGGTGGCGGTCGACGATCTGCTGTATCTCAGTGTCTCGCTGAGCGACAGCACGGCGGCGGACGCACTGTTCGCGCTCACACCGCCCGAGCAGGTGGCGGACGTCCTGCGGGAGTTGGGGCTGCATCACGGTCTCACGGTGCGCCATACGATGCGCGAACTGGCCGACACCCCTGCGGAGCACCTCGGCTCGGCACAGGGGCATCTCGCCCAGGCCCTCGCGATCGACGCGGGCACGGGCGGTGGCGGTCACCGGCTGCCGCAGCTGGATGTGACCCGGGCCAACACGGGGACAGCGCGCGCTTTCGCGGATCTGCTGGGGGCCCTGTGGACGACGCCGTCACCGGTCGATCCCTGGACGGCCGAACAGGCCAGGACCCTCATGGCGAACAACGTCCTGCGGCAGCGGCTCGCACCGGACTTCAGCTCCGACGCCTCCACCTGGTCCTCCAAGACGGGGACGCTGCTGAACCTCCGCCACGAGGTGGGTGTGGTCGAGCACGCCGACGGCCAGGCCTTCGCCGTGGCCGTGCTCACCGAGTCCCGCGTCCCGGCCAGCAGTCAGCCGGGGGCCGAGGCACTGATGGCACAGGTGGCGCGGCGGCTGCGGGACGAACTGCGGCGGTGGTGA
- a CDS encoding D-aminoacylase, whose amino-acid sequence MLDHLIKSATVVDGTGAPAYPADVGIRDGRIAVIAEPGTVAEESGTSEDATGLILTPGFVDPHTHYDAQLFWDPYATPSMNHGVTTVAGGNCGFTLAPLNPDRPEDADYTRRMMSKVEGMSLVALEEGAPWNWHTFGEYLDALEGRIAVNAGFMVGHCALRRHVMGPDAIGGTPTPARLDAMLRLLHESMEAGAWGLSTTQSSTHSDGDGRPVASRHAGAVELLALSRAVGDHEGTQLEAIVAGCLDQFGDEEIDLFVEMSAAAGRPLNWNVLTIDAAVPDRVPRQLLPSERARKAGGRIVALTMPILTPMNMSLGTFCALNLIPGWGEILALPVPERIARLREPDVRAEMLRRASSEEAGVFRRLAHFERYVIGDTYCPENEGLSGRVVRDIAAERGQDAFQCLAEICANDELRTVLWPMPTDNDPASWALRAETWQHEDVMLGGSDAGAHLDRMCGAPYTTRFIGDCLRGRKLLPLEQAVKMLTDDPAQLFGLRERGRITEGHHADLVLFDPERIDAGPATLVHDLPGDSPRLDSRAVGIVSVRVNGVETIRDDQVTGAIPGKVLRSGRDTRTVSTR is encoded by the coding sequence ATGCTCGACCACCTCATCAAGAGTGCCACCGTCGTGGACGGGACCGGCGCCCCCGCCTACCCCGCCGACGTCGGCATACGTGACGGCCGTATCGCCGTCATCGCCGAACCGGGCACCGTCGCAGAAGAGTCAGGGACGAGCGAGGACGCGACCGGGCTGATCCTCACCCCCGGATTCGTCGACCCGCACACCCACTACGACGCCCAGCTGTTCTGGGACCCGTACGCCACCCCCTCCATGAACCACGGAGTGACCACCGTCGCGGGCGGGAACTGCGGATTCACCCTCGCACCGCTCAACCCCGACCGACCCGAAGACGCCGACTACACACGCCGGATGATGTCCAAGGTCGAAGGCATGTCCCTGGTCGCCCTGGAAGAAGGCGCACCCTGGAACTGGCACACCTTCGGCGAGTACCTCGACGCACTCGAAGGCCGCATCGCCGTCAACGCCGGCTTCATGGTCGGGCATTGCGCACTGCGCCGCCATGTGATGGGCCCGGATGCGATCGGCGGCACGCCCACCCCCGCCCGACTCGACGCCATGCTCCGGCTGCTCCACGAGTCGATGGAGGCGGGAGCCTGGGGCCTGTCCACCACCCAGTCGTCCACCCACTCCGACGGCGACGGCCGTCCCGTGGCCTCCCGCCACGCCGGCGCCGTCGAACTGCTCGCACTCTCCCGAGCCGTCGGGGACCACGAGGGCACCCAGCTCGAAGCGATCGTCGCGGGCTGCCTCGACCAGTTCGGCGACGAGGAGATCGACCTGTTCGTGGAGATGAGCGCCGCAGCAGGACGCCCGCTCAACTGGAACGTGCTCACCATCGACGCCGCCGTACCCGATCGTGTCCCGCGGCAGCTGCTGCCCAGCGAACGTGCCCGCAAGGCAGGCGGCCGGATCGTCGCCCTGACCATGCCGATACTCACCCCGATGAACATGTCGCTGGGCACCTTCTGCGCCCTCAACCTCATCCCCGGCTGGGGTGAGATCCTCGCTCTGCCCGTCCCCGAACGGATCGCCAGGCTCCGGGAACCGGACGTACGCGCCGAGATGCTGCGCCGCGCCTCCTCCGAGGAGGCGGGGGTCTTCCGCCGCCTCGCCCACTTCGAGCGCTACGTCATCGGCGACACGTACTGCCCGGAGAACGAGGGCCTCAGCGGCAGGGTCGTCCGCGACATCGCCGCCGAACGCGGGCAGGACGCCTTCCAGTGCCTGGCCGAGATCTGCGCCAACGACGAGCTGCGCACCGTGCTCTGGCCCATGCCGACCGACAACGACCCGGCGTCCTGGGCACTGCGCGCCGAGACCTGGCAGCACGAGGACGTCATGCTCGGCGGCTCGGACGCAGGGGCGCACCTGGACCGGATGTGCGGCGCTCCGTACACCACCCGCTTCATCGGCGACTGCCTGCGCGGCCGGAAGCTCCTCCCACTGGAGCAGGCGGTGAAGATGCTCACCGACGACCCCGCGCAGCTCTTCGGACTGCGCGAGCGCGGCCGGATCACCGAAGGCCACCACGCCGACCTGGTGCTCTTCGACCCCGAGCGGATCGACGCGGGCCCCGCGACCCTCGTCCACGACCTGCCGGGCGACAGCCCGCGCCTTGACTCACGGGCGGTCGGCATCGTGTCCGTACGCGTCAACGGAGTCGAGACCATCCGCGATGACCAGGTGACCGGAGCGATCCCGGGCAAGGTGCTGCGTTCGGGCCGTGACACGAGGACGGTGAGCACCAGGTGA
- a CDS encoding LLM class flavin-dependent oxidoreductase codes for MEFGLFVQGYLGKRAETDPLAEHKALMEETEYVIQADKSGFKYAWASEHHFLEEYSHLSANDVFLGYLAHATERIHLGSGIFNPLAPVNHPVKVAEKVAMLDHLSEGRFEFGSGRGAGSHEILGFMPGITDMNHTKEIWEETIAEFPKMWLQDEYAGFQGKHWSLPPRKVLPKPYGKSHPAMWYAAGSPSSYAMAAHKGLGVLGFSVQKVSDMEWVVESYKTAVKDARPVGGFVNDNVMVTSTAICAETHDKAVEIAVGGGLNYLQSLLFRYHDTFPRPEGIPEWPELLPDYSAEIIELLIAEELMICGDPDEVLAQCKRWDQAGADQLSFGLPIGVSYEDTMTTIELIGEHVIPKIDTDPVHRTTRLREAAV; via the coding sequence ATGGAGTTCGGACTGTTCGTACAGGGATACCTCGGCAAGCGCGCCGAGACCGACCCGCTCGCCGAGCACAAGGCGCTGATGGAGGAGACCGAGTACGTCATCCAGGCCGACAAGTCCGGCTTCAAGTATGCCTGGGCCTCCGAGCACCACTTCCTGGAGGAGTACTCGCACCTCTCCGCCAACGACGTGTTCCTCGGCTATCTCGCGCACGCCACCGAGCGCATCCATCTCGGCTCCGGGATCTTCAACCCGCTCGCCCCGGTCAACCACCCGGTCAAGGTCGCCGAGAAGGTGGCCATGCTCGACCATCTTTCCGAAGGGCGCTTCGAGTTCGGCTCGGGACGGGGGGCCGGTTCGCACGAGATCCTCGGCTTCATGCCCGGCATCACGGACATGAACCACACCAAGGAGATCTGGGAAGAGACCATCGCCGAGTTCCCCAAGATGTGGCTCCAGGACGAGTACGCCGGCTTCCAGGGCAAGCACTGGTCCCTGCCACCGCGCAAGGTGCTCCCCAAGCCGTACGGGAAGTCCCACCCCGCCATGTGGTACGCGGCCGGTTCGCCGTCCTCATACGCCATGGCCGCACACAAGGGCCTCGGTGTGCTGGGCTTCAGCGTGCAGAAGGTCTCCGACATGGAGTGGGTCGTCGAGTCGTACAAGACAGCCGTCAAGGACGCGCGTCCGGTGGGCGGCTTCGTCAACGACAACGTCATGGTGACCTCCACCGCGATCTGTGCCGAGACCCATGACAAGGCCGTGGAGATCGCGGTCGGCGGCGGACTCAACTACCTCCAGTCGCTGCTCTTCCGCTACCACGACACGTTCCCCCGCCCCGAGGGCATCCCCGAGTGGCCCGAGCTGCTGCCTGACTACAGCGCCGAGATCATCGAGCTGCTCATCGCCGAGGAGCTGATGATCTGCGGCGACCCGGACGAGGTGCTGGCCCAGTGCAAGCGCTGGGACCAGGCCGGTGCGGACCAGCTGTCGTTCGGCCTGCCGATCGGCGTCTCGTACGAGGACACGATGACGACGATCGAGCTGATCGGCGAACACGTCATCCCGAAGATCGACACCGATCCGGTGCACCGCACCACCCGCCTCCGAGAAGCGGCGGTCTGA